The proteins below come from a single Nostoc sp. KVJ3 genomic window:
- a CDS encoding UPF0175 family protein, with amino-acid sequence MSLQLTISYPETLPDAVGKTREQFEQESKWAMAVKLYEMKRLSSGMAAALVGVDRVTFILKLNEYGIPLIDLSEEELLSDLVPQGGIKN; translated from the coding sequence ATGTCATTACAACTGACAATCAGCTACCCTGAAACCTTACCTGATGCTGTTGGTAAAACCAGAGAACAATTTGAACAAGAATCAAAATGGGCAATGGCAGTTAAACTCTATGAAATGAAACGCCTTTCCTCTGGTATGGCTGCTGCATTAGTAGGAGTAGATCGAGTCACCTTTATCCTTAAGCTCAATGAGTATGGGATTCCCTTAATTGACCTGAGTGAAGAGGAATTATTATCAGACCTAGTACCGCAGGGCGGAATTAAAAATTAA
- the bioB gene encoding biotin synthase BioB, producing the protein MVGIRYDWQELEIQAIYNMPLLELIYQAASVHRQYHDPTKIQVCKLISIKTGGCPEDCSYCAQSSRYKTEVKAEALLEKETVVNIAQKAKETGVSRICMGAAWREVRDNSQFEEVLEMVKDVTAMGLEVCCTLGMLTANQARKLEEAGLYAYNHNLDTSQEYYSTIITTRTYSDRLNTIENVRQTNVTVCSGGILGLGETVDDRVGMLQTLANLHPHPESVPINILSQVPGTPLENQPDVPIWDIVRMIATARILMPASDVRLSAGRARLSQVEQAFCFMAGANSIFSSDDNKMLTVTTPCPDYDTDQEMLNLLGLGMRPPSQRHKKVASPVVVG; encoded by the coding sequence GTGGTGGGAATACGCTACGATTGGCAGGAATTAGAGATTCAGGCGATATACAATATGCCATTGCTAGAGCTGATTTATCAAGCTGCTAGCGTGCATCGCCAATATCATGACCCAACAAAAATACAAGTTTGTAAGCTTATATCCATTAAAACGGGGGGTTGTCCAGAAGATTGTAGCTACTGTGCCCAATCTTCCCGCTATAAAACAGAGGTAAAAGCAGAAGCACTCCTAGAAAAGGAAACGGTAGTTAACATTGCCCAGAAAGCGAAAGAAACTGGTGTTAGTCGCATCTGCATGGGTGCTGCTTGGCGGGAAGTCCGGGATAACTCACAATTTGAGGAAGTCCTGGAAATGGTCAAGGATGTAACCGCAATGGGTTTAGAAGTGTGCTGCACTCTGGGTATGTTGACGGCAAATCAGGCTAGGAAACTGGAAGAAGCAGGACTTTATGCTTACAACCATAACTTAGATACCTCGCAGGAATATTACAGCACAATTATTACCACGAGAACTTATAGCGATCGCTTGAACACAATCGAGAATGTCCGTCAAACCAATGTTACCGTATGTTCCGGTGGTATTCTTGGTTTGGGCGAAACCGTCGATGACCGGGTTGGGATGTTACAAACTCTGGCAAACTTACATCCGCATCCAGAGTCAGTACCAATTAATATTCTTTCACAAGTACCAGGCACACCCTTAGAAAATCAGCCTGATGTCCCCATTTGGGATATTGTGCGGATGATTGCCACAGCCAGGATTTTAATGCCAGCTTCTGATGTGCGTCTTAGTGCTGGTAGGGCTAGACTTTCTCAAGTTGAACAAGCTTTCTGCTTTATGGCAGGAGCTAATTCTATTTTTTCTAGCGACGACAACAAAATGTTGACAGTGACAACTCCCTGTCCAGATTACGATACTGACCAAGAAATGCTCAATTTACTTGGTTTGGGGATGCGTCCACCTTCCCAAAGACACAAGAAGGTAGCAAGTCCAGTAGTTGTAGGTTGA